From the genome of Tachypleus tridentatus isolate NWPU-2018 chromosome 6, ASM421037v1, whole genome shotgun sequence:
CTTTTGAACCGTTTGTTGCTGGGCCTAAATACATGAGGTGAATAAGCCGTCGTGTATTTAAAatgatgaagttaaaatataattgtgcaattgaaaaaaaattctaatgAAAATCTCTGAATGGGCAATCTGTACCGTATCTGTatctgaacccgcgaccttcagattacgagtcaagcgctctgaCCACCAGGACATGATGGGCGTTAGCTTTGCTTCTTTTGTCTAATATTTCTTGACCTTTATTTGATTCATATTTGTTCCGCCTATAATTTTctagtattttttatttgcacCACCTTCTGAAGACAGCAACAACATACACCTATCAGTTATAAAATACTCTTACCCGAGTGCTTTCGAAATCTGGACATTTTTTCAAGGGGACAAAGTTACAATCAAACTTTGTCAAATACCAAAAAACAGGTAAAATTCCACGTAGCACGTACGTCAATACTTTTAACGTTCTGAGATACCTTTTGGAAAATCACACTTATCAATTCTCCGGGAGAAAGTTTATTCCATTtaggttgttaaaaaaaaaagttcagtgaggtttgtttgttttttgaatttctcgcaaaactatgCGAGAGCTATCTGGGCCAGCCGTTCTttgtttagcaatgtaaggctagagggaaagcagcgagtcatcaccatccaccgccaacttttgggctattcttttaccaacgaacagtaggaatggctgtcacattataacgagaccctcagattacgagcagagtgccttaacaacctggttaTGCTGGGCCAAAAGATAAGACATTAATATTAACGATTCTTTTCACAATTTTACACAACTCGATCAAATCCCATTGAATTTCTTATTCAAGAGAACACAATTTGACCGATACTTGTAACTTGTTGTTTGCcaatttattattaagcacaaagctaataGTTTAGGCACACCACAGAGATTGAACCACGAATTTTAGAACCTCACATCTTAGATGTGACCTTGACctcatattttactaaattaaattttaatttgtttttaagatttggaacaaaagaaattaaaaatccaTTGAaccatgtttttttcatttcaccatttcatatgaaaaaataacaacacatattAAAACAGCTCGGGTAAAGTTGCAGCCATTACCAGCCTGTGTCGATGTGTGAcgtattatatttgtaaatatagaaCACTGTCCCCGGAAGGAtgacactgaaaacaaaatttcgataaccgtggtgagcacaacacagattaacctttatgtagttttaacaacaaacaaacgaatatagAGGACACTATTCCACATAGACTCcaacaaagtttttaatattgtttcacaaTTTGCTTAAAAACTATAGCTAATACAACTGAGTTctagtatcatgtttaacatatcATCCAGTTTTGAATCTAAAAACACACGTTGATGGACATCCCTCAGAAATATTAGTAGTGGTTTCACCCAGACCAGTACACTTCCAATCTCAATACTTCTACGAAAAGTGTGAATTATATGATAATTTATCTTTTCTTCAGCAGCTCAGTTTACCATGGTAACAGATTTATACATCCACATCCAGCTGTTTGAAGATACACAGATAACAGTGAGAATCAACACGTGTTCTGTTATCAGTGTTTACCTGAGTTTGTTTAAAAACCGAAAACTTCATAAAACAAAGAGCACGAAAACaagtaacataaagaaaacaagttcGTTTGGACATCAGAAACGTTTTGATTTATATTggataagtttatattttcaggTGAGGTgcttgtttgttaatgttataGTGTTACTTCTGTTCATACTGTTGTAATCTGTACAACTTGTATTTCTCTGTTTAAAATTGTCTGTGAGTTTATGTCTGTGAAACATATTTAAGTTACTGCATAAAATTATTCGTTATTTAAGTACTTTTATCTTACAGGAATGTCGGGAAAATCAAAGAATTGGTCACTTTTACTGACCATTGTGACGTTGTTGCTGGGTGTATCAGTGAAGGCGGACTGTCCTCCTACAGAAAACATTTATCCCTGTTCTTGTAGTAGAAATGTTGATACTTGTTTCTATTCATGTAGAGGTCTCGATAATAACTCGTCGTTTCTCATGTATCAACAGTTTCAGTCCTGTCCAATTATCTACTTTAGTATCATTTCTGGAGAAATTTCTTCTTTGCCACACCGTTTCTTTGGTGGGTTTGGTTCTGTGGAAAAATTCAGTTTGGACTTAGCACACACGAAACTTGGATACTTAGGTGAACTATTGTCTGGTTTATCAGCTTTCCATGGATTATCAGTCAAAAACGAACTTCTTGTTTCCATGCAATGGGTTGATTTAGGAAGTAGTTTTGACTGGTCAGTTTTCAGCTGTGGACTTTGGACCAGAAGTGTCCACAACTTTCTTTTCCAATGTGTCCACATTTAATGAGTTAAGTCCTAGGTTTTATGGAGGGTTTGCAGGCTCCAACATGAATTCATTAGTTGTGTCAATTGCTGGTTTGAAAACAGTGGCTGAAATACCCATGGGCCACTTTTCATCTTTGGTAAACGTCAACTTTGAAAGAAACTACTTAACAGAAATAAAGCGTTCGAACTTTCCAAGACCAGCACCAGAACTGGAGTATATAGATTTGAAGTAAGTATATCATTTACGTGTAACACCATTAATACTAGTAACATCATTTTTTCACATACTAATCGCCCTTCGTCTTATGACAGATCATCCAATAGcttgtgttttaatattaatggcagatttcagtaattttaaagatattcaGATGATGTCGTTTCTGAACCATATGAACCTTTTGAggatttgtaaagtttttatcagttttagtACTGTTTGAATAACACTAAGCTCCGCCTTCATTGTCTTTTTATTGATCCTCCAACGATGAATCTTAACAAGTGTCCTTCACCCAATAAAATACCAAGTGACGAAATAAATTAAACCTTGTATTGATGTGGACACCCACCTCTCAGgcacaaaatacattatttatttaattaatgatagtTTAATGTCGTGATACAAACTAAAAttctcataataataaaataaaagtaggtGTCACCTCagtgaatataaaacaaacaaataaatatttgttcatgtaaCCAATGtctctgtttctttttttaacagcCGAAACCAGATAAGTTTTATTCCGGAAGATCTGTTTACAGATATGCCCAAACTGAAATCGCTCGACATCTCCATCAATCAAATATCTGTGCTACCCGAACAAACTTTCAAACCAGTCTTCACGTCACTAGATAGACTTATTGTAATTGGTAGGTGTATTTTTCTCCAATGTTCACGTGACTTGATAGAATTGTTGTAACTGGTTGGCGTATTTTCTTCAATCTTCATGTCAGTTGATAGAATAAGTGTGATTGGtaagtgtattttttttcttaaaaaaacaacagcagaaagaaagataaataaatctTGATGTATCTGTCATGAGCTAAAATATAACAATTGATAgataattatcaattttaaagTGATACAGCAGTGGTTTCGAAACCGCGTGTCGCGAGAATTTGACCACACGAAGAATAATTAAGagcaaacacataaaaataactgtacaaaCAATAGCAGGGCTGTGGTACAAAtcaaggtaagcatgtttggatGTCGTCAGAGAAAAAGGACCAGTTacgtttcgatacctttggtgggctgagcacagatagctcattgtgtaggtttgtgcctaattctaaaacaaacaaacatgaaagagGTTTGGACAATATTGGCACAGAGGGTTTATTAATATAGCTCTCTTTTTCTTTACACTAGGACAGAAAATGTCAACAGTAGCGAAAGTAAGTTGAAATAAATCAATCCACAAATATAAGTTACACAGTTCCTTATTAGACAACTGTCCTATTGtctctaatttataaaaaaaagaacaaaccacatggaaggaagctagtcaacaccacctaccaccaactctttaaGCTATTATTAACcaaaaataatgagattgaccatcacataatcaCGCCCCAGAActtgaaaaggcgagtatgttctTGGAAGAAATTGATTGtttaaacgctaaaatttgggattaAATCCCTGCAATTGGTACGACGTGGATAACCAGTTTGCAGCtttacaattaatatttgaattttatttttaaaatgctaaCCCTATAATGACATTTCTGGTGAATTCCTGAATGCAAACTAGTGAATTTCCTTCTAGAAAATTTTTATTCCACAATAT
Proteins encoded in this window:
- the LOC143254121 gene encoding uncharacterized protein LOC143254121, whose amino-acid sequence is MNSLVVSIAGLKTVAEIPMGHFSSLVNVNFERNYLTEIKRSNFPRPAPELEYIDLNRNQISFIPEDLFTDMPKLKSLDISINQISVLPEQTFKPVFTSLDRLIVIGLPFTCDCRLSWIIPQWKEKVIDASGMARVVTCREPPNLAGRRVPDLKAEDLTC